The following proteins come from a genomic window of Corallococcus sp. NCRR:
- a CDS encoding PQQ-dependent sugar dehydrogenase, producing MSVRAESPLPLFVMCAVFGLLVGCSTESPPELAVARAGAVIQEPNFADSVFVSGLQGPTTMTFAPDGRLFISEKNGSLRVVVNGQLLATPFMTLAVDTDNERGLMGVAFDPNFDSNHYLYVYYTSVAGSIHNRVSRFTANGNVVVPGSELVLADFPTLDAANHNGGAVRFGLDGKLYVSVGENAVSSNSQSLNTPLGKLLRFNPDGSIPTDNPFYAAATGLAKATWAMGLRNPFTFDVQPGTGILFINDVGEGGWEEINRGQAGANYGWPMTEGYFTNRPELTQPFFAYPHGSGTAAGNCIAGGAFYNPPVTAFPSAYVGQYFFADYTNNWISRIDPNTGAHSLFATATPGPVDLDVGPDGALYYLARGSGQVGRIAYTASLPPSIAQQPASTLVSVGDPAAFTVSASGEPPLAYRWQRNGVDIPGATSPAYELTATQLSDSGARFRVVVTNGLGSATSAEAVLTVTSNKPPVATIVTPATGATYTAATNLTFSGSASDLEDGALPPSAMTWNITFHHDTHTHPAMADTVGVASGSWPIPNIGESSANVWYRVRLTVRDSIGLTHTTYRDVHPVTVPLTVTSVPSGLQVLMDGRPFPAPHETTGVVGVIRSVGVESPQYANGKFWAFSSWSDGGAQSHTFTTPGSAATYTALFAETSGGSCYQIQSERSDKWLTVDTAGKVVASSTTQAGGQIFQLVPNGTQYKLKGSGDAFMTVVANQLTMGANFTSGESFTRIACGYGGRTRVGFQASVGSAPHWKETTTGGPIQSGDGGNGGACNAADGGAWEGFYLEPVACPGSGTGPVCGNGTVESGEQCDDGNTQPGDGCDATCHTEASGSAGCFRIQSERTDKWLTVDGAGKVAALGTTQTSGEVFELVTSGAKYKLKGTSGAYLAVVADQLTVNASLGTAEAFTRHACGVFGGRDRYGFESTTGTARNWKENTPGAPIQSGNGGNVGICNPTDTGAWEAFYLEPATCLSSGQ from the coding sequence ATGAGTGTCCGAGCGGAGTCCCCCCTACCGCTCTTCGTCATGTGCGCGGTCTTTGGCCTCCTCGTGGGCTGCTCGACGGAGTCGCCGCCGGAGCTGGCGGTCGCGCGAGCGGGCGCGGTCATTCAAGAGCCCAACTTCGCCGACTCGGTCTTCGTCAGTGGCCTCCAGGGCCCCACGACCATGACCTTCGCGCCCGACGGGCGGCTGTTCATCTCGGAGAAGAATGGCTCGCTGCGGGTCGTCGTGAACGGCCAGCTGCTGGCGACTCCGTTCATGACGCTCGCCGTGGATACCGACAACGAGCGTGGGCTGATGGGCGTGGCGTTCGACCCCAACTTCGACAGCAACCACTACCTGTATGTCTATTACACGTCGGTCGCGGGCAGCATCCACAACCGGGTCAGCCGCTTCACCGCGAACGGCAATGTCGTGGTTCCCGGAAGCGAGCTCGTGCTGGCCGACTTTCCGACGCTGGACGCCGCCAACCACAACGGCGGCGCGGTTCGCTTCGGACTCGACGGCAAGCTCTATGTCTCCGTCGGAGAGAACGCGGTCTCGTCCAACTCGCAGAGCCTGAACACGCCGCTCGGCAAGCTCTTGCGCTTCAACCCGGACGGCAGCATCCCCACGGACAATCCCTTCTATGCGGCCGCCACCGGGCTCGCCAAGGCGACCTGGGCGATGGGGCTGCGCAACCCCTTCACCTTCGACGTACAACCCGGCACGGGAATCCTGTTCATCAACGACGTGGGCGAAGGCGGCTGGGAGGAGATCAACCGCGGCCAGGCCGGCGCCAACTACGGCTGGCCGATGACGGAGGGCTATTTCACCAACCGCCCGGAGCTCACGCAGCCGTTCTTCGCGTACCCGCATGGCTCCGGCACGGCCGCCGGCAACTGCATCGCGGGCGGTGCCTTCTACAATCCCCCCGTCACGGCGTTTCCCAGCGCGTACGTCGGCCAGTACTTCTTCGCGGACTACACCAACAACTGGATTTCACGCATCGACCCGAACACCGGTGCGCATTCACTGTTCGCGACGGCCACCCCGGGGCCCGTGGACCTGGATGTCGGGCCGGATGGCGCGCTCTATTACCTGGCGCGCGGCTCGGGCCAGGTGGGCCGCATCGCCTACACGGCCTCGTTGCCGCCGAGCATCGCGCAGCAGCCGGCGAGCACGTTGGTCTCCGTTGGCGACCCGGCGGCCTTCACGGTGTCCGCGAGCGGCGAGCCTCCCCTCGCCTACCGGTGGCAGCGCAACGGCGTGGACATCCCCGGCGCGACCTCGCCGGCCTATGAGCTGACCGCCACGCAGCTCTCCGACAGCGGCGCGCGCTTCCGCGTGGTCGTGACCAACGGGCTGGGCTCGGCCACCAGCGCCGAGGCCGTGCTGACGGTGACGTCCAACAAGCCGCCGGTGGCCACCATCGTCACGCCGGCCACGGGCGCGACGTACACCGCGGCCACGAACCTGACGTTCTCCGGCTCGGCCAGCGACCTGGAGGATGGCGCGCTGCCGCCGAGCGCGATGACCTGGAACATCACCTTCCACCACGACACCCACACGCACCCGGCCATGGCTGATACCGTCGGCGTCGCGAGCGGGAGCTGGCCCATCCCGAACATCGGCGAGAGCTCCGCCAACGTCTGGTATCGCGTGCGGCTCACGGTGCGCGACTCGATTGGCCTCACCCACACGACATATCGCGACGTCCACCCCGTCACGGTCCCGCTCACGGTGACCAGCGTGCCGAGCGGGCTTCAGGTGTTGATGGACGGGCGGCCGTTCCCGGCGCCGCACGAGACGACGGGCGTGGTCGGGGTCATCCGCTCCGTGGGCGTGGAGTCGCCGCAGTATGCGAACGGGAAGTTCTGGGCGTTCTCGTCATGGTCCGACGGCGGCGCGCAATCCCATACCTTCACCACGCCTGGCAGCGCGGCCACCTACACCGCCCTGTTCGCCGAGACCTCGGGCGGGAGCTGCTATCAGATCCAGAGCGAGCGCTCCGACAAGTGGCTCACCGTCGACACCGCGGGCAAGGTCGTCGCCAGCAGCACGACGCAGGCGGGCGGGCAGATCTTCCAGCTCGTTCCGAACGGAACCCAATACAAGCTCAAGGGCTCCGGCGACGCGTTCATGACAGTGGTGGCGAACCAGCTCACGATGGGAGCCAACTTCACCAGCGGGGAGTCGTTCACCCGGATTGCCTGCGGCTACGGCGGGCGCACGCGCGTCGGCTTCCAGGCCTCCGTGGGGAGCGCGCCCCATTGGAAGGAGACCACGACGGGCGGCCCCATCCAGAGCGGTGACGGCGGCAATGGCGGCGCCTGCAATGCGGCGGATGGCGGAGCCTGGGAGGGCTTCTACCTTGAACCGGTGGCCTGCCCGGGCAGCGGCACCGGCCCCGTGTGCGGCAATGGCACGGTCGAGAGCGGCGAGCAGTGCGACGATGGCAACACCCAGCCGGGCGATGGCTGCGATGCGACCTGCCACACCGAGGCCAGCGGCAGCGCGGGCTGCTTCCGCATCCAGAGCGAGCGCACCGACAAGTGGCTCACCGTCGATGGCGCGGGCAAGGTGGCCGCCCTGGGCACGACGCAGACCAGCGGCGAAGTCTTCGAGCTCGTCACCAGCGGCGCGAAATACAAGCTCAAGGGGACGAGCGGCGCGTACCTGGCGGTGGTCGCGGATCAGCTCACCGTGAACGCCTCGCTCGGCACGGCGGAGGCGTTCACCCGCCACGCATGCGGCGTCTTCGGCGGCCGCGATCGCTATGGCTTCGAATCAACGACTGGCACCGCGCGCAACTGGAAGGAGAACACCCCCGGCGCCCCCATCCAGAGCGGCAACGGCGGCAACGTGGGCATCTGCAATCCCACGGACACGGGTGCGTGGGAGGCCTTCTACCTCGAGCCCGCGACCTGCCTCTCATCCGGTCAGTAG
- a CDS encoding AraC family ligand binding domain-containing protein: protein MASTGATENQVKFWTEPALESVEYLHAEYRDFAFPAHFHEAHAIGIIERGAQRFRPGRSSPLLMPEGSLCVIHPGMVHEGHGGVEGGWRYRMFYPSAALVLRALESHQSPLLRWPRVAGPLAVPAIRSPPPSLARRRGPAGAGEPHTPVPARAVHAPYRCPRGLQALA from the coding sequence ATGGCGTCCACGGGTGCGACTGAAAACCAGGTGAAGTTCTGGACGGAGCCCGCCCTGGAGTCAGTCGAGTATCTGCACGCGGAGTACCGGGACTTCGCCTTCCCGGCTCACTTCCATGAGGCCCATGCCATCGGAATCATCGAGCGAGGCGCCCAGCGCTTCCGCCCGGGCCGGTCCTCTCCTCTGTTGATGCCTGAAGGCTCCCTGTGCGTCATCCATCCCGGGATGGTCCACGAAGGACATGGCGGCGTCGAAGGCGGCTGGCGCTATCGGATGTTCTACCCGTCCGCGGCGCTCGTCCTTCGCGCGCTTGAAAGCCACCAGAGCCCCCTCCTTCGATGGCCACGTGTTGCTGGACCGCTCGCTGTACCGGCGATTCGAAGCCCCCCACCGAGCCTCGCAAGGCGCCGAGGACCTGCTGGAGCGGGAGAGCCGCACACTCCTGTTCCTGCGCGAGCTGTTCACGCGCCATACCGCTGCCCCCGCGGGCTCCAGGCGCTTGCATGA